Proteins encoded by one window of Streptomyces sp. LX-29:
- a CDS encoding DUF6049 family protein, whose translation MLVAYGAKGRAGGEVVAVGRGGAGYARVVVCAALLGLASLLVEAAHAPWAPHLSASARADYPVALGLDAVTPAVPREGGELTVGGTLANSSDRDVTDAHVGVRIGTAGALGTRGDLEAVAARGELTEADGEEVAGHTARVRTLRDRDEARFRLTLPVDELGLETPGAYALTVTLTDGEGTVRGLARTFLPWYPGDAPEALPLRTTVLWPLTDVPHMQALALGTGERAEPVFRDDALAASLGPGGRLRRLVETGAGKPVTWVVDPDLIAQARAMVDGYRVARTPDTTDPRDSRAGEGGQAADEWLVALREAVRGREVVVLPYADLDLASLAHNDGALPASSWPSVRQGAALVEGELDVRVRGGLGWPVAGALDDRITGLARRLGLPAVLASGEGLAGAPTSPWGATDDAPVALGGSLTALTFDTTLRGLLGRRTARVPARQRLMAETLTAVEEAPNARRGLVVVPPRELAGTPARALAEALTEGERAGWLEPTRLDAALADPTPGGAVGPMADYPLPLRATELTPRYLRSVARDERRLHTLVKVLSEAEATTEAVRAALARAVSTGWRGDRAGARAYEEGLSGFLVASTESVRLVPKSTVTVAGDSATIPVTVENGLQQAIDGVEVRVTSGRPERLSVDNGSVPVRVPRAASRTVRVEVRAHANGPVRMTARLYTTVDGRPWGDPIGFTADVREVDSGAVIIVLGGLLLIVLAVLFQLGRRRRRRARVQAERAGGTGDGPG comes from the coding sequence ATGCTCGTTGCGTACGGAGCGAAAGGGCGCGCGGGCGGCGAGGTGGTGGCGGTGGGCCGGGGTGGCGCGGGGTACGCGCGGGTGGTGGTCTGCGCCGCGCTGCTCGGCCTCGCGTCGCTGCTGGTCGAGGCGGCGCACGCGCCGTGGGCCCCGCACCTGTCGGCGTCCGCGCGGGCGGACTATCCGGTGGCGCTCGGGCTCGACGCCGTCACCCCCGCCGTGCCGCGCGAGGGTGGGGAGCTCACCGTCGGCGGCACGCTCGCCAACTCCTCGGACCGGGACGTGACCGATGCGCACGTGGGGGTGCGCATCGGGACGGCGGGGGCGCTGGGCACCCGCGGCGACCTGGAAGCCGTGGCCGCCCGAGGTGAGCTGACGGAGGCCGACGGGGAGGAGGTCGCCGGGCACACCGCGCGGGTCCGCACCCTCCGGGACCGGGACGAGGCCCGGTTCCGGCTCACCCTGCCGGTGGACGAGCTGGGCTTGGAGACGCCCGGCGCATACGCCCTGACGGTGACGCTGACCGACGGCGAGGGGACCGTACGCGGCCTGGCCCGCACGTTTCTGCCCTGGTATCCGGGGGACGCGCCGGAGGCGCTGCCGCTGCGCACCACCGTGCTGTGGCCGCTCACCGACGTCCCGCACATGCAGGCCCTGGCGCTGGGCACCGGCGAGCGCGCCGAGCCGGTCTTCCGGGACGACGCGCTGGCCGCCTCGCTCGGGCCGGGCGGACGGCTGCGGAGGCTGGTGGAGACCGGCGCCGGCAAGCCCGTCACCTGGGTCGTCGACCCCGATCTGATCGCCCAGGCGCGCGCCATGGTCGACGGCTACCGGGTCGCCCGTACGCCGGACACCACCGACCCACGGGACAGCCGGGCCGGCGAGGGCGGCCAGGCGGCGGACGAGTGGCTGGTGGCGCTGCGGGAGGCGGTGCGCGGGCGGGAGGTGGTGGTGCTGCCCTACGCCGACCTGGACCTGGCCTCGCTCGCCCACAACGACGGCGCCCTGCCGGCGTCGTCCTGGCCGTCCGTGCGGCAGGGCGCGGCGCTGGTCGAGGGCGAGCTGGACGTCCGGGTGCGCGGCGGGCTGGGCTGGCCGGTGGCCGGCGCGCTGGACGACCGGATCACCGGGTTGGCCCGGCGGCTCGGTCTGCCCGCGGTGCTCGCCTCGGGGGAGGGGCTGGCCGGCGCGCCGACCAGCCCGTGGGGCGCCACCGACGACGCCCCGGTCGCGCTCGGCGGCTCGCTCACCGCGCTCACCTTCGACACCACCCTCCGGGGGCTGCTGGGCCGGCGCACCGCGCGGGTGCCCGCCCGGCAGCGGCTGATGGCCGAGACCCTGACGGCCGTGGAGGAGGCGCCCAACGCGCGGCGCGGACTGGTCGTCGTGCCCCCGCGCGAGCTCGCCGGCACCCCCGCGCGGGCGCTCGCCGAGGCGTTGACGGAGGGGGAGCGGGCCGGCTGGCTGGAGCCGACCCGGCTCGACGCGGCGCTCGCGGATCCGACCCCGGGCGGCGCCGTGGGCCCGATGGCGGACTATCCCCTCCCGCTGCGCGCCACCGAGCTGACGCCCCGCTATCTGCGGTCGGTCGCCCGGGACGAGCGGCGGCTGCACACGCTGGTCAAGGTGCTGTCCGAGGCCGAGGCCACCACCGAGGCGGTGCGGGCCGCGCTCGCCCGCGCGGTCTCCACCGGCTGGCGCGGCGACCGCGCGGGAGCCCGTGCGTACGAGGAGGGCCTGTCCGGCTTCCTGGTCGCCTCCACCGAGTCGGTGCGGCTGGTGCCCAAGTCCACCGTGACGGTGGCCGGCGACTCCGCCACCATCCCGGTCACCGTGGAGAACGGCCTCCAGCAGGCGATCGACGGGGTCGAGGTGCGGGTGACCTCCGGCCGGCCCGAGCGACTGAGCGTCGACAACGGCTCGGTGCCGGTACGGGTGCCACGGGCGGCCAGCCGCACCGTACGGGTGGAGGTCCGCGCCCATGCCAACGGCCCGGTGCGGATGACCGCCCGCCTCTACACCACCGTCGACGGCCGCCCCTGGGGCGATCCGATCGGCTTCACCGCCGACGTCCGCGAGGTGGACTCGGGCGCGGTGATCATCGTCCTGGGCGGACTGCTGCTGATCGTGCTGGCGGTGCTCTTCCAACTCGGCCGCAGACGGCGCAGGAGGGCCCGGGTCCAGGCCGAGAGGGCGGGTGGGACGGGGGACGGGCCTGGCTGA
- a CDS encoding rod shape-determining protein, with amino-acid sequence MAQSKSFTGRDMGIDLGTANTLVYVRGKGVVLNEPSVVAVDAIDGSVLSVGFDAKETIGRTPSNIVAVRPLRDGVIADFEIAERMLRHFIKKVTGNRLFARPRVVVCVPSGITGVERRAVIEAATQAGARQVHLIEEPMAAAIGAGLPVSEPTGCMVVDIGGGTTEVAVISLGGIVTARSVRTAGDAMDAAIMTYVKKQYAMAIGERTAEEIKMNIGSAAPTASWLAAGLASKSGTKHIELPKGDGEGDSEQTQALKPPERCTVRGRDHVSGLPKLLELTADEVRHALTEPVDAIVAAVRATLDETPPELSGDIMDRGIVLTGGGALLRGLDSRLSRELDIPVLIADDPLDCVAVGTGRCVENFAALRTVLDAHARTAGIASVR; translated from the coding sequence ATGGCGCAAAGTAAGTCGTTCACCGGACGAGACATGGGCATCGACCTCGGCACCGCGAACACGCTGGTGTATGTGCGAGGGAAGGGGGTGGTGCTCAACGAGCCGTCCGTCGTGGCGGTCGACGCGATTGACGGCAGTGTCCTGTCCGTCGGCTTCGACGCGAAGGAAACCATAGGCCGCACGCCGTCGAATATCGTGGCGGTCCGTCCGCTACGCGACGGCGTCATAGCGGACTTCGAAATCGCCGAGCGCATGTTGCGGCACTTCATCAAGAAGGTGACGGGGAATCGGCTGTTCGCGCGGCCCCGCGTCGTGGTCTGCGTACCCTCCGGCATCACCGGTGTCGAGCGCCGCGCGGTCATCGAGGCCGCCACCCAGGCCGGCGCCCGCCAGGTGCATCTCATCGAGGAGCCGATGGCCGCCGCCATCGGCGCCGGACTGCCCGTCAGCGAGCCCACCGGCTGCATGGTCGTGGACATCGGCGGCGGCACCACCGAAGTCGCCGTCATCTCGCTGGGCGGCATCGTCACCGCCCGCTCCGTGCGCACCGCCGGCGACGCCATGGACGCCGCCATCATGACGTACGTCAAGAAGCAGTACGCGATGGCCATCGGCGAACGCACCGCCGAGGAAATCAAGATGAACATCGGCTCGGCCGCGCCCACCGCCTCCTGGCTCGCCGCCGGGCTGGCGAGCAAGTCCGGGACCAAGCACATCGAGCTGCCCAAGGGCGACGGCGAAGGCGACTCGGAGCAGACGCAGGCGCTCAAGCCGCCGGAGCGGTGCACGGTGCGCGGCCGTGACCACGTCAGCGGGCTGCCCAAGCTGCTCGAACTCACCGCCGACGAGGTCCGGCACGCGCTGACCGAGCCGGTCGACGCCATCGTGGCGGCGGTGCGCGCCACCCTGGACGAGACCCCGCCGGAGCTCTCCGGCGACATCATGGACCGCGGCATCGTGCTGACCGGCGGCGGCGCCCTGCTCCGGGGCCTGGACTCGCGGCTCAGCCGCGAGCTGGACATCCCGGTGCTGATCGCCGACGACCCGCTCGACTGCGTGGCCGTCGGCACCGGCCGCTGTGTGGAGAACTTCGCCGCCCTGCGGACCGTCCTGGACGCGCACGCGCGGACGGCGGGGATCGCCTCCGTGCGGTGA
- a CDS encoding GuaB3 family IMP dehydrogenase-related protein encodes MTEIEIGRGKRGRRAYAFDDIAVVPSRRTRDPKEVSIAWQIDAYRFELPFLAAPMDSVVSPQTAIRIGELGGLGVLNLEGLWTRYEDPEPLLAEIAELDERTATRRMQELYAEPIKEELIGQRIKEVRDAGVVTAAALSPQRTAQFSKAVVDAGVDIFVIRGTTVSAEHVSGAAEPLNLKQFIYELDVPVIVGGCATYTAALHLMRTGAAGVLVGFGGGAAHTTRNVLGIQVPMATAVADVAAARRDYLDESGGRYVHVIADGGVGWSGDLPKAIACGADAVMMGSPLARATDAPGRGHHWGMEAVHEDVPRGKRMNLGAVGTTEEILLGPSHTPDGSMNFFGALRRAMATTGYSDLKEFQRVEVTVAPSQHDQR; translated from the coding sequence GTGACTGAGATCGAGATCGGGCGCGGCAAGCGCGGCCGCAGGGCGTACGCGTTCGACGACATCGCCGTCGTGCCGAGTCGTCGTACCCGGGACCCGAAGGAGGTCTCGATCGCCTGGCAGATTGACGCCTACCGCTTCGAGCTGCCCTTCCTCGCCGCCCCCATGGACTCCGTCGTCTCGCCGCAGACCGCGATCCGCATCGGCGAGCTGGGCGGCCTCGGGGTGCTGAACCTCGAGGGCCTGTGGACCCGGTACGAGGACCCGGAGCCGCTGCTCGCGGAGATCGCCGAGCTGGACGAGCGCACCGCGACCCGCCGGATGCAGGAGCTCTACGCCGAGCCGATCAAGGAAGAGCTGATCGGGCAGCGGATCAAGGAGGTGCGCGACGCGGGCGTCGTCACCGCCGCCGCGCTCTCCCCGCAGCGCACCGCGCAGTTCTCCAAGGCCGTCGTCGACGCGGGCGTGGACATCTTCGTCATCCGCGGCACCACGGTCTCGGCCGAGCACGTCTCGGGCGCCGCCGAGCCGCTCAACCTGAAGCAGTTCATCTACGAGCTCGACGTCCCGGTGATCGTCGGCGGCTGCGCCACCTACACCGCGGCCCTGCACCTGATGCGCACCGGCGCGGCCGGCGTCCTGGTCGGCTTCGGCGGCGGCGCCGCGCACACCACCCGTAACGTCCTGGGCATCCAGGTCCCGATGGCGACGGCGGTGGCGGACGTCGCCGCGGCCCGTCGCGACTACCTGGACGAGTCCGGCGGCCGCTACGTCCACGTCATCGCCGACGGCGGCGTGGGCTGGTCCGGCGACCTGCCCAAGGCGATCGCCTGCGGTGCCGACGCGGTCATGATGGGCTCCCCGCTCGCCCGCGCCACCGACGCGCCGGGCCGCGGCCACCACTGGGGCATGGAGGCCGTCCACGAGGACGTGCCGCGCGGCAAGCGGATGAACCTGGGTGCGGTCGGCACGACGGAGGAGATCCTCCTCGGCCCCTCCCACACCCCGGACGGCTCCATGAACTTCTTCGGCGCCCTGCGCCGCGCCATGGCCACCACCGGCTACAGCGACCTGAAGGAGTTCCAGCGGGTCGAGGTGACGGTGGCGCCGTCGCAGCACGACCAGCGGTGA
- the guaB gene encoding IMP dehydrogenase: MTDNVDGVPEKFAMLGLTYDDVLLLPGASEVLPNAVDTSSKVTRNVRVNIPLLSAAMDKVTEARMAIAMARQGGVGVLHRNLSIEDQANQVDLVKRSESGMVSDPITVRPDATLHEADALCAKFRISGVPVTDETGKLLGIVTNRDMAFELDRGRQVREVMTPMPLVTGKVGISGEEAMQLLRRHKIEKLPLVDDSGVLKGLITVKDFVKAEKYPNAAKDAGGRLIVGAAVGVGDEAYDRAQALVEAGADFLVVDSAHGHSRGILDMIAKVKSNINVDVVGGNVATRDGAQALIDAGVDGVKVGVGPGSICTTRVVAGIGVPQVTAIYEAAQACSAAGVPLIGDGGLQYSGDIAKAIAAGADTVMLGSLLAGCEETPGEMVFINGKQFKSYRGMGSLGAMQSRGQARSFSKDRYFQDNVLSEDKLVPEGIEGQVPYRGPLGSVAHQLIGGLRASMGYVGSATVPELKEKGRFVRITAAGLKESHPHDIQMTVEAPNYSRR; the protein is encoded by the coding sequence ATGACTGACAACGTCGACGGAGTGCCTGAGAAGTTCGCGATGCTCGGGCTGACGTACGACGATGTGCTGCTGCTGCCGGGCGCCTCCGAGGTGCTGCCGAACGCGGTCGACACCTCGTCCAAGGTCACCCGCAACGTGCGGGTCAACATCCCGCTGCTGTCCGCCGCCATGGACAAGGTCACCGAGGCCCGGATGGCCATCGCCATGGCCCGGCAGGGCGGCGTGGGCGTGCTGCACCGCAACCTGTCCATCGAGGACCAGGCCAACCAGGTGGACCTGGTCAAGCGGTCCGAGTCCGGCATGGTCAGCGACCCGATCACGGTGCGCCCGGACGCCACGCTGCACGAGGCGGACGCGCTGTGCGCGAAGTTCCGCATCAGCGGCGTCCCGGTGACCGACGAGACCGGCAAGCTGCTGGGCATCGTCACCAACCGCGACATGGCCTTCGAGCTGGACCGGGGCCGCCAGGTCCGCGAGGTCATGACCCCGATGCCGCTGGTCACCGGCAAGGTCGGGATCTCCGGCGAGGAGGCGATGCAGCTGCTCCGTCGCCACAAGATCGAGAAGCTGCCGCTGGTCGACGACTCCGGCGTGCTCAAGGGCCTGATCACGGTCAAGGACTTCGTCAAGGCCGAGAAGTACCCGAACGCGGCGAAGGACGCCGGCGGCCGACTGATCGTGGGCGCCGCGGTGGGCGTCGGCGACGAGGCGTACGACCGCGCCCAGGCGCTGGTCGAGGCCGGGGCCGACTTCCTCGTCGTGGACAGCGCGCACGGCCACAGCCGGGGCATCCTCGACATGATCGCCAAGGTCAAGTCCAACATCAACGTCGATGTGGTCGGCGGCAACGTCGCCACCCGCGACGGCGCCCAGGCGCTGATCGACGCCGGCGTGGACGGTGTCAAGGTCGGCGTCGGCCCGGGCTCGATCTGCACTACCCGCGTGGTCGCCGGCATCGGCGTGCCGCAGGTGACGGCGATCTACGAGGCGGCGCAGGCGTGCTCCGCGGCCGGCGTGCCGCTGATCGGCGACGGCGGCCTCCAGTACTCCGGCGACATCGCCAAGGCGATCGCCGCCGGCGCCGACACGGTCATGCTGGGCAGCCTGCTCGCCGGCTGTGAGGAGACTCCGGGCGAGATGGTCTTCATCAACGGCAAGCAGTTCAAGTCCTACCGGGGCATGGGCTCGCTGGGCGCGATGCAGTCGCGCGGCCAGGCCCGCTCCTTCTCGAAGGACCGCTACTTCCAGGACAACGTCCTCTCCGAGGACAAGCTGGTGCCCGAGGGCATCGAGGGCCAGGTGCCCTACCGCGGCCCGCTGGGCTCCGTCGCCCACCAGCTCATCGGCGGCCTGCGCGCCTCCATGGGCTACGTCGGCTCGGCCACCGTCCCGGAGCTGAAGGAGAAGGGCCGCTTCGTGCGGATCACCGCGGCCGGGCTCAAGGAGAGCCACCCGCACGACATCCAGATGACGGTGGAGGCGCCGAACTACTCCCGCCGGTAG
- a CDS encoding sigma-70 family RNA polymerase sigma factor — MRDEENQAIGALVRRAVEGDERAMHDLLAHVHPLAQRYCRTRLSRLPGDARHFVDDLAQEVCLAVLCALPRYRDTGRPFDAFVVAIAAHKVADLQRAAMRHPGSTAVPSDEMPEQPDDSLGPEERALLSSDAEWARKLLANLPENQRELVLLRVAVGLTAEETGQMLGMSPGAVRVAQHRALSRLRALAEQ, encoded by the coding sequence ATGCGCGACGAGGAGAACCAGGCCATCGGCGCCCTCGTACGACGCGCCGTCGAGGGCGACGAGCGTGCCATGCACGATCTGCTCGCCCACGTTCACCCGCTCGCCCAGCGTTACTGCCGCACCCGCTTGTCGCGGCTGCCGGGCGATGCCCGCCACTTCGTGGACGATCTCGCGCAGGAGGTCTGCCTGGCGGTGCTGTGCGCGCTGCCGCGCTACCGCGACACCGGCCGCCCCTTCGACGCCTTCGTCGTCGCCATCGCCGCGCACAAGGTCGCCGATCTGCAGCGGGCCGCCATGCGCCACCCCGGCTCCACCGCCGTGCCCTCGGACGAGATGCCGGAGCAGCCGGACGACTCGCTGGGCCCGGAGGAGCGCGCGCTGCTGAGCAGCGACGCCGAGTGGGCCCGGAAGCTGCTGGCGAACCTGCCGGAGAACCAGCGCGAGCTGGTGCTGCTGCGGGTCGCGGTCGGGCTGACGGCCGAGGAGACCGGGCAGATGCTGGGGATGTCCCCGGGCGCGGTGCGGGTGGCCCAGCACCGGGCGCTGAGCAGGCTCAGGGCGCTCGCGGAGCAGTAG
- a CDS encoding response regulator transcription factor produces the protein MTSVLVCDDSPLAREALRRAVATVPGVERVTTAANGEEVLRRWGADRSDLILMDVRMPGLGGVETVRRLLSADPGARIIMLTVAEDLDGVALAVAAGARGYLHKDASRAELRATVTQALADPTWRLAPRRLRSAEMGAAPTLTAREIQVLEGMSHGRSNAEIGRELFLSEDTVKTHARRLFKKLGASDRAHAVALGFRWGLVR, from the coding sequence ATGACATCCGTCCTCGTCTGCGACGACTCCCCGCTTGCCCGAGAGGCGCTGCGCCGCGCGGTCGCGACCGTGCCCGGCGTCGAGCGTGTGACGACGGCGGCCAACGGCGAGGAAGTCCTCCGCCGCTGGGGCGCCGACCGCTCGGACCTCATTCTGATGGACGTACGGATGCCCGGGCTCGGCGGCGTCGAGACCGTGCGCCGACTGCTGTCCGCCGACCCCGGCGCCCGGATCATCATGCTCACGGTCGCCGAGGACCTGGACGGGGTGGCGCTCGCCGTCGCCGCCGGCGCCCGTGGCTATCTGCACAAGGACGCGTCCCGGGCAGAGCTGCGCGCCACCGTGACCCAGGCGCTGGCCGACCCGACCTGGCGGCTGGCCCCGCGCCGGCTGCGCTCGGCGGAGATGGGCGCGGCGCCCACCCTCACCGCGCGCGAGATCCAGGTGCTGGAGGGGATGAGCCACGGCCGGTCGAACGCGGAGATCGGGCGCGAGCTCTTCCTCTCCGAGGACACCGTGAAAACGCACGCCAGGCGGCTGTTCAAGAAGCTCGGCGCCTCGGACCGGGCGCATGCGGTGGCGCTGGGCTTCCGCTGGGGTCTGGTGCGCTGA
- a CDS encoding WhiB family transcriptional regulator — MADFSRLPGPNADLWDWQLLAACRGVDSSLFFHPEGERGAARSAREASAKEVCMRCPVRAQCAAHALAVREPYGVWGGLTEDEREELMGRARHRAIAASGTAAHH; from the coding sequence ATGGCCGATTTCTCCCGCCTTCCCGGTCCCAACGCAGACCTGTGGGACTGGCAGCTCCTGGCCGCCTGCCGCGGGGTCGACAGTTCGCTGTTCTTCCATCCCGAAGGAGAGCGCGGCGCGGCCCGCAGCGCTCGCGAAGCGTCGGCCAAGGAGGTGTGCATGCGCTGCCCGGTGCGCGCGCAGTGCGCGGCCCACGCCCTGGCGGTGCGGGAGCCCTACGGCGTATGGGGCGGACTCACCGAGGACGAGCGTGAAGAGCTGATGGGGCGCGCACGCCACCGCGCCATCGCGGCCTCGGGCACCGCGGCGCACCACTGA
- a CDS encoding LysR family transcriptional regulator: MIEARHLRVLRSVAVTGSFSAAARELGCTQPAVSQQMRALEQSAGTPLLIRTGREMRLTEAGEALVRHATGILAGLTAAEEEVAAIAGLRAGRVRLVSFPSGSSTLVPTALAELRAAHPGTRVSLVEAEPPRSVEMLRAGDCEVALAFRYPTLPGAVPGTEVAAEAEWDDLAVRPLLGDRLVGVVPEGHRLAGAGTVGFAELESEPWIAGCPRCRRHLVKICESAGFTPRIDFATDDVPAVVGLVAAGLGVAVLPELALESVRMKGTVTVQVEPVVRREVVALTLPDLARVPAVVATLDRLEHAARR; this comes from the coding sequence ATGATCGAGGCACGTCATCTGCGGGTGTTGCGCTCCGTGGCCGTCACCGGTTCCTTCTCGGCCGCCGCGCGCGAGCTGGGCTGCACCCAGCCCGCCGTCAGCCAGCAGATGCGGGCGCTGGAGCAGTCCGCGGGCACTCCGCTGCTCATCCGGACCGGCCGTGAGATGCGGCTGACCGAGGCGGGCGAGGCGCTGGTGCGGCATGCGACCGGCATCCTCGCCGGGCTGACCGCCGCCGAGGAGGAGGTCGCGGCGATCGCGGGGCTGCGCGCCGGCCGGGTGCGGCTGGTCTCCTTCCCCAGCGGCAGCTCCACCCTGGTGCCCACCGCGCTGGCCGAGCTGCGCGCGGCCCACCCCGGCACCCGGGTCTCGTTGGTGGAGGCCGAGCCGCCGCGCTCGGTGGAGATGCTCCGCGCGGGCGACTGCGAGGTGGCGCTGGCCTTCCGCTACCCCACGCTGCCCGGCGCGGTCCCCGGAACCGAGGTGGCCGCGGAAGCCGAGTGGGACGACCTGGCGGTGCGCCCGCTGCTCGGCGACCGACTGGTCGGCGTCGTCCCGGAGGGCCACCGGCTGGCCGGGGCGGGCACCGTGGGCTTCGCCGAGCTGGAGAGCGAGCCGTGGATCGCGGGCTGCCCGCGCTGCCGGCGCCACCTGGTGAAGATCTGCGAGAGCGCGGGCTTCACCCCACGCATCGACTTCGCGACGGACGACGTGCCGGCGGTGGTCGGCCTGGTGGCGGCGGGGCTCGGGGTGGCGGTGCTGCCCGAGCTGGCGCTGGAGTCCGTACGGATGAAGGGGACCGTCACCGTCCAGGTGGAGCCCGTGGTGCGGCGCGAGGTGGTGGCGCTGACGCTGCCGGACCTGGCCCGGGTGCCGGCGGTCGTGGCGACCCTGGACCGACTGGAGCACGCGGCGCGCCGCTGA
- a CDS encoding MOSC domain-containing protein, producing the protein MQLLSVNLAHPRSPDYTDAAFTGIDKRPASGPVAVSPPGPKGVAGSGLAGDEIGDLRHHGGDDQAVYAFAREDLDIWERELGRELPGGVFGENLTTAGLDVNGARIGERWRVGRELVLEVSSARVPCRTFAGWLGEQGWIKRFTEAAAPGAYLRVIQQGEIRAGDPIEIVHRPEHEVTVSFLFRATTTERTLLPRVLAAGDALHPEARRKALAYVAKQGS; encoded by the coding sequence ATGCAGCTGCTTTCGGTGAACCTGGCCCACCCCCGCTCCCCCGACTACACCGACGCCGCCTTCACCGGCATCGACAAGCGTCCGGCGTCCGGCCCGGTGGCGGTCTCGCCCCCGGGGCCCAAGGGGGTCGCGGGCAGCGGGCTCGCGGGGGACGAGATCGGCGACCTGCGCCACCACGGCGGCGACGACCAGGCCGTCTACGCCTTCGCCCGCGAGGACCTGGACATCTGGGAGCGGGAGCTGGGGCGCGAGCTGCCGGGCGGCGTCTTCGGGGAGAACCTCACCACCGCCGGGCTGGACGTGAACGGCGCGCGGATCGGCGAGCGGTGGCGCGTCGGCCGGGAGCTGGTCCTGGAGGTCAGCTCGGCGCGCGTCCCGTGCCGCACCTTCGCCGGCTGGCTGGGCGAGCAGGGGTGGATCAAGCGGTTCACCGAGGCCGCCGCACCCGGCGCCTACCTGCGGGTGATCCAGCAGGGCGAGATCCGAGCCGGCGATCCGATCGAGATCGTGCACCGGCCGGAGCACGAGGTGACGGTCTCCTTCCTCTTCCGCGCCACCACCACCGAGCGCACGCTGCTGCCGCGCGTGCTGGCGGCCGGCGACGCGCTGCACCCCGAGGCGCGCCGCAAGGCGCTGGCCTACGTGGCCAAGCAGGGCTCCTGA
- a CDS encoding SDR family oxidoreductase produces the protein MTTALITGSTAGIGAAFARRLAADGHDVVLVARDEKRLREQAAELHDRHGVEAEVLRADLAEDAGIEAVASRLSDRRRPVDLLINNAGFALRGRFLEVPVADELRMIKVHVEAVLRLTTAATDAMRERGRGGVINVASVGAFFPRGTYGAGKAWVVQFTQGAARDLAVSGVRLMALCPGFVRTEFHQRAGVPTDNVPGWMWLDADRVVAAALKDFARGKSLSVPDPRYKALMGIAKITPRAAVSRISNNAARPKR, from the coding sequence ATGACGACTGCACTGATTACGGGATCGACGGCCGGGATCGGCGCGGCCTTCGCGCGCCGGCTCGCGGCCGACGGGCACGACGTGGTGCTGGTGGCGCGGGACGAGAAGCGACTGCGCGAGCAGGCCGCCGAACTGCACGACCGGCACGGGGTCGAGGCGGAGGTGCTGCGCGCCGACCTGGCGGAGGACGCGGGGATCGAGGCGGTGGCCTCCCGACTGTCCGACCGCAGGCGCCCCGTCGACCTGCTCATCAACAACGCGGGGTTCGCGCTGCGCGGCCGCTTCCTGGAGGTGCCGGTCGCCGACGAGCTACGGATGATCAAGGTGCATGTCGAGGCGGTGCTCCGGCTCACCACCGCGGCCACCGACGCGATGCGGGAGCGTGGCCGCGGCGGCGTCATCAACGTCGCCTCCGTCGGGGCGTTCTTCCCGCGCGGGACGTACGGGGCCGGCAAGGCGTGGGTGGTGCAGTTCACCCAGGGGGCGGCGCGGGACCTGGCCGTCTCGGGGGTGCGGCTGATGGCCCTGTGCCCCGGCTTCGTGCGGACCGAGTTCCACCAGCGTGCGGGGGTGCCCACCGACAACGTCCCCGGCTGGATGTGGCTCGACGCGGACCGCGTGGTCGCCGCCGCCCTCAAGGACTTCGCCCGCGGCAAGTCCCTCTCCGTCCCCGACCCCCGCTACAAGGCCCTCATGGGGATCGCGAAGATAACGCCCCGCGCCGCGGTGTCCCGCATCTCCAACAACGCGGCGCGCCCCAAGAGGTGA